Proteins from a genomic interval of Neisseria arctica:
- a CDS encoding 23S rRNA (adenine(2030)-N(6))-methyltransferase RlmJ, with protein sequence MLSYRHAFHAGNHADMLKHFVLYLVLDYFNRKDKPYWYIDTHSGAGLYNLASKEAQKVGEYEQGIQRLKKAKPSDPLLVDFLNFLDTILPQGNYYCGSPWLAQALTRPCDKLRLFELHPADFNHLQNNMREAKLGRRGTVAQGDGYRQLIAQLPPPTRRAVVLIDPPYEEKQDYSRVSHTLQEALKRFAQGCYMVWYPCLSREESRKLPEQLVKLAPEQYLCAELHVNAPRPDGFGMHGSGMFIVNPPYILAEQLKTTLPELVKILDQDQTAQFKLDYQIK encoded by the coding sequence ATGCTCAGCTACCGACACGCTTTTCACGCAGGCAATCATGCAGATATGCTCAAACATTTCGTGCTTTATTTGGTGTTGGACTACTTCAACCGAAAAGACAAACCTTATTGGTATATTGATACCCACAGCGGCGCCGGTCTGTATAATTTAGCTTCGAAAGAAGCACAGAAAGTAGGCGAATACGAACAAGGTATCCAACGCCTGAAAAAGGCAAAGCCTTCAGACCCTCTTTTGGTAGATTTTCTCAACTTTCTTGATACCATCCTACCTCAAGGCAATTACTATTGCGGCTCCCCTTGGCTTGCGCAAGCCCTAACCCGCCCATGCGACAAACTCCGCTTATTCGAATTGCATCCTGCCGACTTCAACCATTTACAAAACAATATGCGCGAAGCCAAATTAGGTAGACGCGGCACTGTTGCCCAAGGCGACGGCTACCGGCAACTTATCGCCCAGCTGCCGCCACCGACTCGGCGCGCCGTCGTACTGATTGATCCTCCGTATGAGGAAAAGCAAGATTACAGCCGTGTATCCCATACCCTGCAAGAAGCATTAAAACGCTTTGCACAAGGCTGTTACATGGTATGGTATCCCTGTCTTTCACGCGAAGAGAGCAGAAAACTACCCGAGCAATTGGTTAAACTGGCTCCCGAGCAATATCTCTGTGCCGAACTCCACGTAAATGCTCCCCGTCCAGACGGTTTCGGTATGCACGGCAGCGGGATGTTTATCGTCAACCCGCCTTATATATTGGCTGAACAATTGAAAACAACACTACCAGAGCTGGTTAAAATTCTGGATCAAGACCAGACTGCGCAGTTTAAACTTGATTACCAAATTAAATAA
- a CDS encoding SurA N-terminal domain-containing protein, with product MFSTVDKYSGAAKVLLGLIALTFVGFGASTVAAPGSDYIVKVGDIKISAQALNDAMQNAQAAGGQQSRDAVFQGLLQRAYLTQGAKLMGIGVSPEQIKQIIVDDPSFHDASGKFSQALLTQYLKQRNMSEDRFVEDIREQFALQNMVNLVQNGVLVSDAQAAQLVNLLQSERIIRSVTFSPEAFAARVKTDDVTLKNYYEANKKDYVIPQAVKIEYVELNMKDLADKQTVSEEEIKKAFEQEKTSAQPQREVAHIFFPVAQDADEATRKAAEAEAEKVLAQVKAKPTDFAALAKQYSKDPSSADNGGNLGYVKKDGGLGAAFENSAFSLPKDEVSGVVKTEYGYHIIKVLNIKDQAVLDDEEKARITAELKQRKASQAFNKAKETLAEEAFNNPNALTEVAKKTGLKVAAPDEWLNRENGKAAGMPEELLKVIFSDDVLKKKHNSEPVTVNENTVWVVRAKEVREESTESFENAKALVKANYLRSETAKLAEAEAKKMLVDLNNGEKPTLAWSPVVKQTADEARRSMPPEAYTQLLKARPVNGKPAYVLLEGLPAPVLLEVQAVNPPADIEAQLPLARQMLAQGQANGIFENLMTYLQRTVKQKQGAQKVAEGTE from the coding sequence ATGTTTTCAACAGTAGACAAATATAGCGGTGCGGCTAAGGTGCTGCTCGGATTGATTGCGCTGACTTTCGTCGGTTTCGGCGCCAGTACGGTAGCAGCGCCGGGTTCGGACTATATCGTTAAAGTAGGCGATATCAAAATTAGTGCGCAGGCCCTCAACGATGCAATGCAAAATGCGCAAGCCGCAGGCGGCCAGCAGAGCCGGGATGCGGTTTTTCAAGGACTTTTGCAGCGGGCTTATCTAACACAAGGTGCCAAGCTGATGGGCATTGGTGTATCACCGGAGCAGATTAAGCAGATTATCGTTGATGATCCGAGTTTTCACGATGCCTCCGGCAAATTCAGTCAAGCATTGCTGACCCAATATTTGAAACAGCGCAATATGAGCGAGGATCGTTTTGTAGAAGATATTCGGGAGCAGTTTGCTTTGCAGAATATGGTAAATTTGGTTCAAAACGGCGTGTTGGTAAGTGATGCGCAGGCAGCGCAGTTGGTTAATTTATTGCAATCCGAGCGCATTATCCGCTCGGTGACTTTCAGCCCGGAAGCTTTCGCAGCCCGTGTGAAAACTGATGACGTTACGTTAAAAAACTATTACGAAGCCAATAAAAAAGATTATGTGATTCCCCAGGCGGTCAAAATCGAATATGTTGAATTAAACATGAAGGATCTGGCCGATAAGCAAACTGTTAGTGAAGAGGAAATTAAAAAAGCTTTCGAGCAGGAAAAAACTTCAGCTCAACCGCAGCGTGAAGTAGCGCATATTTTCTTTCCGGTAGCACAGGATGCAGACGAAGCAACCCGTAAAGCAGCAGAAGCCGAAGCGGAGAAAGTGCTGGCTCAAGTTAAAGCCAAACCGACCGATTTCGCTGCCCTGGCTAAACAATATTCTAAAGATCCCTCCTCTGCAGACAATGGCGGAAATCTGGGGTATGTGAAAAAAGACGGCGGTTTGGGTGCGGCATTTGAAAACAGCGCATTCTCTTTGCCTAAAGACGAAGTGAGCGGCGTGGTGAAAACCGAATACGGTTACCATATTATCAAGGTTCTGAATATCAAAGACCAAGCTGTTTTGGATGATGAGGAAAAAGCCCGTATAACAGCTGAGTTGAAGCAGCGCAAAGCTTCCCAAGCATTTAACAAAGCCAAAGAAACATTGGCTGAAGAGGCATTCAATAATCCGAATGCTTTAACTGAGGTGGCAAAGAAAACCGGCTTGAAAGTAGCTGCTCCCGACGAATGGTTAAACCGTGAAAACGGCAAAGCGGCAGGAATGCCGGAGGAGTTATTGAAAGTTATTTTCAGTGATGACGTATTAAAGAAAAAACATAATTCCGAGCCGGTAACGGTTAATGAAAATACCGTATGGGTTGTACGTGCCAAGGAGGTGCGTGAAGAAAGCACGGAAAGCTTTGAAAACGCCAAAGCACTGGTCAAGGCGAATTACCTGCGTTCGGAAACAGCCAAACTGGCAGAGGCCGAAGCCAAAAAAATGTTGGTCGACTTGAACAATGGTGAGAAACCTACCTTGGCTTGGTCACCGGTGGTGAAGCAAACAGCGGACGAAGCACGTCGTTCTATGCCGCCCGAAGCATATACTCAATTATTGAAAGCGCGTCCGGTTAACGGCAAGCCGGCTTACGTATTGTTGGAGGGCTTGCCTGCGCCGGTGTTGTTGGAAGTGCAAGCGGTGAATCCACCGGCCGATATTGAGGCGCAATTGCCGCTTGCCCGTCAAATGCTGGCGCAGGGTCAGGCAAACGGTATTTTTGAAAACCTAATGACTTACCTTCAGCGCACGGTGAAACAAAAGCAAGGTGCACAGAAAGTTGCAGAAGGTACGGAATAA
- a CDS encoding acetyl-CoA C-acetyltransferase: MTHVAIVAAKRTAVGSFLGSLRNIGAPELGAVVIKAVLDEAGIEPALVDQVIMGNVLTAGVGQNPARQAALAAGLPVEVPAETLNVVCGSGLRAVHLAVQSIVSGEAQIVVAGGQESMSLAPHYLNGLRGGQKMGNGTLVDSMVSDGLTDAYHGYHMGITAENIAEKLNISREEQDSFALESQKRAAAAQAAGKFKDEIVPVSIPQRKGEPLLFEEDEYIKPDADAAAMAKLRPAFKSDGTVTAANASGLNDGAAAVLLMSAEKVKELDIRPLAWIKAYAATGISPEVMGLGPVAAVRKTLEKAGWQLDEVDLIEANEAFAAQALGVARELGLNLRKTNVNGGAIAIGHPIGASGCRILVTLLHEMKRRDAQKGLATLCVGGGMGIALAVEHH, translated from the coding sequence ATGACGCATGTTGCTATTGTCGCTGCGAAACGTACGGCTGTCGGCAGTTTTCTGGGAAGCCTTCGCAATATCGGCGCGCCGGAGTTGGGAGCGGTAGTTATTAAGGCGGTTTTGGATGAAGCAGGAATAGAACCGGCTTTGGTGGATCAAGTAATTATGGGAAATGTGCTAACTGCTGGTGTAGGGCAAAATCCGGCAAGGCAGGCTGCATTGGCAGCGGGCTTGCCGGTTGAAGTGCCGGCTGAAACCTTGAATGTCGTATGTGGTTCGGGCTTGCGGGCGGTACATTTGGCAGTACAGAGCATCGTTAGTGGAGAAGCGCAGATTGTTGTTGCCGGCGGCCAAGAGTCAATGTCGCTGGCGCCGCATTATTTAAACGGTTTGCGGGGCGGACAAAAAATGGGTAACGGCACTTTGGTCGATAGCATGGTTTCAGACGGCCTTACCGATGCTTATCACGGTTATCATATGGGAATAACGGCTGAAAATATTGCCGAAAAATTAAATATCAGTCGTGAAGAGCAAGATAGTTTTGCGTTGGAATCCCAAAAGCGTGCGGCAGCTGCCCAGGCAGCCGGAAAATTTAAAGATGAGATTGTGCCTGTTTCAATACCGCAGCGCAAAGGAGAACCTTTATTATTTGAGGAAGATGAATATATCAAACCTGATGCTGATGCGGCTGCCATGGCAAAATTGCGCCCGGCATTTAAAAGTGATGGCACGGTAACGGCAGCTAATGCTTCTGGCTTGAATGATGGGGCAGCAGCGGTTTTATTGATGAGCGCCGAAAAAGTTAAGGAATTAGACATACGGCCCTTGGCTTGGATTAAGGCGTATGCCGCAACAGGAATTTCACCTGAAGTAATGGGTTTGGGGCCAGTAGCGGCAGTACGGAAAACATTAGAAAAAGCAGGTTGGCAGCTTGATGAGGTGGATTTAATTGAGGCAAACGAAGCATTTGCCGCGCAAGCTTTGGGTGTTGCCAGGGAGCTTGGCCTGAATCTTCGGAAAACTAATGTAAACGGTGGCGCGATTGCGATTGGTCATCCGATAGGTGCGTCGGGTTGCCGTATTTTAGTAACCTTGCTGCATGAAATGAAACGTCGTGATGCGCAAAAGGGTTTAGCTACCCTGTGTGTCGGTGGTGGAATGGGTATCGCTTTGGCGGTTGAACACCATTAA
- the lepA gene encoding translation elongation factor 4 — protein MKNIRNFSIIAHIDHGKSTLADRFIQYCGGLDLREMSTQVLDSMDIEKERGITIKAQTAALNYKARDGQTYQLNLIDTPGHVDFSYEVSRSLSACEGALLVVDASQGVEAQTVANCYTAIDLGVEVVPVLNKIDLPAADPDRVSQEIEDIIGIDAVGAVTCSAKSGLGVEDVLEEIVKKVPPPEGDENAPLQAMIIDSWFDNYVGVVMLIRIKNGTLKLKDKVRFMSTKAETQVEQLGIFTPKSVAKSELKAGEVGFLITGIKELGSAKVGDTVTAVANPAAEPLPGFQEVQSQVFAGLYPVESHDYEALRDALEKLQLNDASLKFEPEVSQALGFGFRCGFLGLLHLEIVQERLEREFDMDLITTAPTVVYEVLMKNGEKIEVENPSKLPDIGSIETIFEPVITATILVPQEYVGNVMTLCNQKRGVQVNMQYLGRQVMLTYDLPMNEVVMDFFDKLKSTSRGYASLDYEFKEFQPSDLIKLDIMVNGEKVDALSLIVHRQSAVHRGRELAAKMRELIPRQMFDIAVQAAIGSQIIARENVKALRKNVLAKCYGGDITRKKKLLEKQKAGKRRMKQVGNVEIPQSAFLAILQVGDK, from the coding sequence ATGAAAAATATCCGTAATTTCTCAATTATTGCTCATATCGACCATGGTAAGTCTACTTTGGCAGACCGCTTTATCCAATATTGCGGCGGCTTGGATTTACGTGAAATGAGCACCCAGGTGCTGGATTCGATGGATATCGAAAAAGAGCGGGGCATTACCATTAAAGCGCAAACCGCAGCCTTAAATTATAAAGCACGTGACGGTCAAACCTATCAGCTTAATCTGATTGACACTCCCGGACACGTTGACTTTTCATACGAGGTATCCCGCTCCCTTTCTGCGTGCGAGGGTGCTTTATTGGTTGTAGATGCATCCCAAGGGGTAGAGGCGCAAACGGTTGCCAATTGCTATACCGCTATTGATTTGGGTGTGGAAGTGGTTCCTGTTTTAAATAAAATCGACTTACCGGCAGCCGATCCCGACCGTGTATCTCAGGAAATCGAAGATATTATCGGTATTGATGCTGTGGGCGCCGTAACCTGCTCGGCTAAGAGCGGTTTGGGCGTGGAGGACGTGCTTGAGGAAATCGTTAAAAAAGTTCCTCCTCCCGAAGGGGATGAAAATGCGCCGCTTCAAGCCATGATTATCGATTCTTGGTTTGATAACTATGTGGGTGTGGTGATGCTTATCCGCATTAAAAACGGTACGTTGAAACTAAAAGACAAAGTCCGTTTTATGAGCACGAAGGCGGAAACCCAAGTAGAACAATTGGGTATCTTTACACCTAAATCAGTGGCTAAATCGGAACTGAAGGCCGGCGAGGTGGGTTTTTTGATTACAGGTATCAAAGAGCTGGGTTCTGCCAAAGTGGGTGATACTGTTACAGCCGTAGCCAATCCTGCGGCAGAACCGTTACCTGGTTTTCAGGAGGTACAATCACAAGTATTCGCGGGCTTGTATCCGGTGGAGAGCCACGATTACGAAGCATTGCGCGATGCTTTGGAGAAACTCCAGCTTAACGATGCTTCGTTAAAATTCGAGCCTGAAGTTTCTCAGGCGTTGGGTTTCGGTTTCCGCTGCGGTTTCCTCGGCCTGCTGCATTTGGAAATTGTACAGGAGCGGTTGGAGCGTGAATTCGATATGGATTTGATTACTACCGCCCCTACGGTAGTCTATGAAGTATTGATGAAAAATGGTGAAAAAATCGAAGTGGAAAACCCTTCGAAGCTACCGGATATCGGCAGCATCGAAACGATTTTCGAGCCGGTAATCACTGCTACTATTTTAGTTCCGCAAGAGTATGTCGGCAACGTGATGACGTTGTGCAACCAAAAGCGCGGCGTACAGGTAAATATGCAGTATTTGGGCCGTCAGGTAATGCTGACTTACGATTTGCCGATGAACGAAGTGGTTATGGACTTTTTCGATAAGCTGAAATCTACTTCGCGCGGTTATGCTTCTTTGGATTACGAATTTAAAGAATTCCAGCCGTCTGATCTGATTAAGTTGGACATTATGGTGAACGGTGAAAAAGTAGATGCGCTGAGTTTAATTGTGCATCGCCAAAGTGCCGTACATCGCGGCCGTGAGTTGGCGGCGAAAATGCGCGAGTTGATTCCGCGCCAAATGTTTGATATTGCCGTTCAGGCTGCCATCGGGAGCCAGATTATCGCCCGTGAAAACGTTAAAGCACTGCGTAAAAACGTATTGGCAAAATGTTACGGCGGTGACATTACGCGTAAGAAAAAACTGTTGGAGAAACAAAAGGCCGGTAAACGCCGTATGAAACAAGTTGGCAATGTGGAGATCCCGCAGTCCGCATTCTTAGCTATTTTACAGGTTGGGGATAAATAA
- the aroA gene encoding 3-phosphoshikimate 1-carboxyvinyltransferase has protein sequence MTECIHLPAAILKPSTVALPGSKSISNRTLLLAALSDNICEIHSLLKSDDTDRMLEALAALGVKIDFLEAGRLKIHGCGGSFPNRNADLFLGNAGTAFRPLTAVLAILGGDYHLHGVPRMHERPIGDLVDALRIAGADVRYLGNQNYPPLQINERSDNGTRIIPIKGNVSSQFLTALLMALPLTGETFEIEVVGELISKPYIDITLKLMAQFGIHIENQEYRRFKIPANSRYHAPDVVHVEGDASSASYFLAAGLISGTPIRVTGIGKNSIQGDIAFALELEKIGATVNWGDNFIEVSRPINTPVKAFDLDANHIPDAAMTLAIVALASGAPCTLRNIGSWRVKETDRITAMATELRKVGATVSEEPEAIHIIPPAQLVADAEIDTYDDHRMAMCFSLVSLLGVPIIINDPKCTHKTFPTYFEVFNSLTAA, from the coding sequence ATGACCGAATGCATCCACCTGCCTGCCGCCATCTTAAAACCTTCTACCGTTGCACTTCCCGGCTCGAAAAGTATCAGCAACCGGACTTTATTATTAGCGGCACTATCCGATAATATTTGTGAAATCCACTCCCTACTCAAATCAGATGATACGGATCGAATGCTTGAGGCTCTGGCTGCATTAGGGGTAAAAATCGATTTTTTAGAAGCAGGCCGTCTGAAAATACACGGCTGCGGAGGTTCATTCCCCAACCGCAATGCTGATTTGTTTCTAGGTAATGCAGGCACGGCATTCCGCCCGTTAACAGCCGTATTGGCGATATTGGGCGGCGATTATCATTTGCACGGTGTTCCGCGCATGCATGAACGGCCAATCGGAGACTTAGTTGATGCTTTACGTATTGCCGGAGCAGATGTCCGCTATTTAGGTAATCAAAACTATCCGCCGCTACAAATTAACGAGCGCTCAGATAACGGCACCCGGATTATTCCGATTAAAGGCAATGTATCCAGCCAATTTCTTACCGCTCTTCTGATGGCTCTGCCGCTCACGGGCGAAACATTTGAAATCGAGGTGGTAGGCGAGCTGATTTCCAAACCTTATATTGATATTACCTTAAAATTAATGGCTCAATTTGGTATTCATATTGAGAACCAAGAATATCGCCGTTTTAAAATTCCGGCCAACAGCCGCTACCATGCGCCGGATGTTGTACATGTAGAAGGTGACGCTTCCAGTGCTTCGTATTTTCTGGCCGCAGGCTTAATATCCGGTACGCCAATACGTGTAACAGGGATAGGGAAAAACAGTATCCAAGGCGACATAGCTTTTGCTCTCGAATTGGAAAAGATCGGCGCCACTGTTAATTGGGGGGATAATTTTATCGAAGTTTCACGTCCTATCAACACCCCAGTAAAAGCCTTCGATTTGGATGCTAACCATATTCCCGATGCAGCAATGACCTTGGCAATTGTTGCCCTGGCAAGCGGAGCACCTTGTACATTACGCAATATCGGAAGCTGGCGGGTAAAAGAAACCGACCGTATTACGGCTATGGCTACGGAATTGAGAAAAGTCGGAGCTACCGTATCAGAAGAACCTGAAGCCATCCACATTATCCCACCGGCACAATTAGTTGCCGATGCTGAAATCGATACATATGACGACCACCGTATGGCTATGTGTTTTTCTTTAGTATCACTTTTAGGCGTACCGATCATCATTAATGATCCGAAGTGCACGCACAAAACCTTCCCCACTTATTTCGAAGTATTCAACTCACTAACCGCCGCCTGA
- the lepB gene encoding signal peptidase I — MSTTLIMAAVAAFVVGLILFFTSSKQREANGEWSGALQWGYLLMMVGVFGLLSSVMSFTAVLLIFVLFTGIIWFVHKRLQRNPKHTDSNHFTDYMSGFFPIILIVFVLRTFVAEPFQIPSSSMRPGLVVGDFILVNKFSYGIRLPIANNVIVPVGDVERGDVVVFSYPEDTKMNYIKRAVGIPGDVVEYKNKVLSINGQAVEDKVIGTRSYAEKTRQGMVEISADAFQESIGSHQFEILKMAQVPSFLPQGVREDFAFRNQCEYAEDGSWFRCTVPEGHYFMLGDNRDNSEDSRYWGFVNDNLIVGKAFFIWMNFGDMSRVGTRIE, encoded by the coding sequence ATGAGTACGACATTGATCATGGCTGCCGTCGCCGCGTTTGTTGTGGGGTTGATTTTATTTTTCACCAGTAGCAAGCAACGTGAGGCGAACGGAGAATGGAGCGGTGCACTTCAGTGGGGTTATTTGTTGATGATGGTGGGTGTGTTCGGCCTATTGTCATCAGTCATGAGTTTTACCGCCGTATTGCTGATTTTTGTGTTGTTCACCGGTATTATTTGGTTCGTACATAAGCGGCTGCAGCGTAATCCGAAGCATACCGACAGTAATCATTTTACCGATTATATGAGCGGTTTCTTTCCGATTATCCTGATTGTGTTTGTATTGCGTACTTTCGTGGCTGAGCCGTTCCAAATTCCTTCTAGCTCCATGCGTCCGGGTTTGGTAGTGGGCGACTTTATTTTGGTAAACAAATTTTCTTACGGTATCCGCTTGCCGATTGCCAATAATGTTATTGTGCCGGTAGGTGATGTAGAGCGCGGTGATGTCGTAGTATTTAGTTACCCGGAAGATACTAAGATGAACTACATCAAACGTGCGGTCGGTATACCTGGTGATGTAGTCGAATACAAAAATAAAGTTTTGAGTATTAATGGCCAAGCGGTTGAGGATAAGGTTATCGGAACCCGCAGCTATGCAGAAAAAACCAGGCAGGGCATGGTAGAAATCAGTGCGGATGCTTTTCAAGAAAGCATTGGTAGCCATCAGTTTGAAATATTAAAGATGGCTCAAGTACCAAGCTTTTTACCTCAAGGAGTACGTGAAGATTTTGCTTTCAGAAATCAGTGTGAGTATGCCGAAGATGGTTCGTGGTTCCGCTGTACTGTGCCTGAAGGACATTACTTTATGTTGGGTGATAATCGGGACAATAGCGAGGATAGTCGTTATTGGGGATTTGTGAATGATAATTTGATTGTCGGTAAAGCATTTTTCATTTGGATGAATTTTGGTGATATGAGCCGTGTCGGTACCCGTATCGAATGA
- the cmk gene encoding (d)CMP kinase: MDLIQNVIAIDGPSASGKGTVASRVAAALGFDYLDSGALYRLTALYAQKKNVDWNDAEEVAKLAKDLPIEFDGQIVRLAGEDVSKAIRLENIGMGASAVASLPPVREALLQRQRDFLTEKGLVGDGRDMGSVIFPNAVLKIFLTASPQVRAERRAKQLGLPISGSDFDRILSDIEARDEADRRRPVAPLVQLPDAKLLDTSNLTIEESVKKVLDWYGEK, encoded by the coding sequence ATGGATTTAATTCAAAACGTTATCGCCATCGATGGCCCCAGTGCTTCAGGCAAAGGAACTGTTGCTTCGCGTGTGGCAGCTGCTCTCGGGTTCGATTATTTGGATTCGGGTGCACTATATCGTTTGACGGCATTATATGCTCAAAAGAAAAACGTAGATTGGAATGATGCCGAAGAAGTAGCAAAGCTGGCTAAAGACTTACCGATAGAATTTGATGGGCAAATTGTGAGACTGGCGGGTGAAGATGTTTCTAAGGCAATCCGCCTTGAAAATATCGGTATGGGTGCATCGGCAGTTGCTTCGTTGCCGCCTGTGCGAGAGGCTTTGCTTCAGCGCCAACGTGATTTTCTTACTGAAAAAGGTTTGGTAGGCGATGGCCGTGATATGGGTTCGGTTATTTTTCCAAATGCAGTATTGAAAATTTTTCTGACGGCTAGTCCCCAAGTTAGAGCCGAGCGTCGGGCGAAACAATTGGGGCTGCCTATTTCTGGTTCGGATTTTGACCGTATTCTATCTGATATAGAGGCGCGGGACGAGGCCGACCGCCGACGTCCGGTAGCACCATTGGTGCAGTTGCCGGATGCTAAACTTTTGGATACATCAAATTTGACTATTGAAGAGTCTGTAAAAAAAGTACTTGATTGGTATGGTGAAAAATAA